The Amphiura filiformis chromosome 8, Afil_fr2py, whole genome shotgun sequence genomic sequence TATTACTAATAACTGGATTTATATCATTTCTTAACGTGGAAGGAAACCCAGTTCAATCAGGTAAGCATATTTCCTAAAACGGATCAGCTATTCAGGATCCGTTATACATGTATAACCGGCTCTGATTTCTCTCCTTTTTTCAACGTGGCGGATCCCAAGCTGATTTGGGGGGATTATCGATcaagttttttttaatatattttttggtAGCGCTATATGCCCCGTCCTGGAGGAGGATGTTGCTGAAAATGTATGTCCAATTCAACAGGGAAATCGGACCAAGACTGGGGATGGGGGAAGTTTTGATTTCGGTATTTGGAGGAAGAGTGAAGTCCGAGGGgaaaaacattttcaatattGTACCTATTGTCTCAACttaaaaaagctttaaaagtGGAAACCTTTCGTTTGGCAGGGAGAAACTGGGAAAAAAAGCTCAAGATATTAAGGGGCAAATGCCCAATGCAGCCCATATTCAACAGCGGGAATATGGGAGAAAATATACAAGACTGATGGGCAAATACCCCAATGCCCTCTCTGTACCGCCCATTTGAAATGGGGAAACTGGCGGCAAAGCCCATAAATGAGGACCACGAGCCCCGATACCCCCTTCGTACCGCCCCTAATTGACACTGAGCGGAAGGGCAACTTAGGGTGCCCAAGATTgagatttctttctttttcccttgGAAAGTTGCCGGGGCAGCTGCCCCCTCCTCTTTGCAGCCCCTGGAATCCTTCACTGAACATGTTTGTGAGACAAATGttgtattcaaaataaaaatcaGAGGCCAGTGAGCATGGTGAGGAGTTCCTTATAGAGTCAGTAAACACATGAGTAAAAGTCATTTATTCTAACTCCTGTGTCTATAACTTTTCTTGTTGCTTCGATATTAGTTGATGGTAACTGGGGCAATTGGGGATCTTATGGAATTTGCAGCGCAACATGTGGACGCACAGCAACCCAGACACGCACGCGAGAATGTGATGATCCTGCACCACAAAATGGAGGAACAGCGTGTGATGGAGATTCAGAACAAACACGAATTTGTCCCGGCCTTCCGAACTGTCCAAGTAAGAAAGTAACAGTGTGGTAGCCTAATCATGATTTATTGTAACTGCAGCCTATTTGAATTCCAAACTTTACCTATGATAATAAAAGTGGTCTGCAAATTTACGATACAATTTCAAATTGGCATTAAACTGACATGTGGTGCTAAAAAAATTGGAATCATTGTATAGTATCTTGTAGTAACATGGTGAAACACGACATAAAAAGTATTCGGTAAAATGGGTATACTGAGGTTTATGATGGATAATTATTTCGCACTAAAATCAAATGGAGATGAATATTGAGCGATTATTTACAAAGACCTACGTACATATAAGTAACCTCTCGCATAAACTAATAGAGCTGGAGTAGAAAAGAGGAgttgatgggctattccagttgaaatccatacaccccctatggaagacatgaccttaaggtggtatatgaggcattttctggaaactagaaaatggtctgagcatgttttaaactgGTTAATAAAGCAGGGCAAAGTACACTAACTAATAtggcttttgtttgaagcaaatcggacatacagttTTCATAATATTTCGATTTATTTGTATcttactcttttttttttattatcagttATCAATGTAGTTCATATGACTGAAAGGctcattaaagcaatattataacattttcaaacaaaatagattagcatttctttgccataaaatgttagcttttactgtcagatatatcccttttatttttgagccgaacaactacggcaaagcaaagaaaattgaatttactaccagcgcacatgtcgccaatacgtaccactccttcggtcatgttgtggtacgaccctttgttgtgtatatcaccgtcccacacgccgtgacgtactgtgtgttatgaacatcgtgtatgcgttcgactaataattccatcgtaataataaagcgctgaatcagcctttaattcaaaatcacggattttgacaaaactacagcacttagagtcttgatttttgcagggtatattggtttaataaagtacaatttaatcgtgtaaaaaaaggaattttaaaaattcagtgagggcgtcttcctcagcaaatgttataatatggctttaatgtaatttttgccaatattttgctaaaaaccaatgcataaatgttcagggaacTTTTATTttccatacttttgccttgaaacttggtcaagaAGTGTTTCTaatgtgttctaatgtattatatagtgaagccgccctccaatttaatttgaatatttgcataattaatgaactAATTtgtataaatgctaattaattatgcaagttAGGGCggctagctaattaattatgcataaataaggaacactttgaccaagtttgaagtcaatattctgtttttataaaaatgttatgaacatttatgcattgtcaacatttatatattaatgagcactttcaagtcatacagggtgtcccagaaaaaattaccgggcgaatgaatttcgacgtaagtcgagaaatagacatcagaatccaaaaactaaacatcagcgtgtagcccatcttattttgcatcttatatgcaAATTTTACTTGAATCAGTTGACTGATCACgaagaaatgagcaattacataacgcatgcatcaattTACTTCgctccaagtttgaaagaaagatcattcaacacaatgcgcaccagtggttggttaactgtcaatgggcttcagattttgttttgtgaaatccttttcattctttttttaacAATCtgcttcttgcaaaacatttaattaggttttgttcaaatttgaaaacctgcacgatattgaaaatgaaagcttgcatgtaagatgatgctcggtacttgtaaatatattttttcgttaatgctgatataaatgttgcataaagaattattgtataaagaattccagctggcttaaaacatttctcacacacataaatgtttttggaatatttccaagaaattgtaatgcaaagtttaaatcttttaaaacttcaacatgcAACTTAATGTtatacaaactttaggaagcggtgagcgagtatgaaaaaaacaccttttggtcaaacttggaatgaactgcattgatgtacgcatatcgttcatttcttcgcaaccagtcaaccgaattaaataaaatgttcatatgtgatgcacaacaaaatagcctatgcgatacattttaaatattttgattttgatgtctatttcccgacttacgttcaattttattcgctcggtaattttttctgggacaccctgtattagctcaattgatttatattgataaaaacaatacaatacaaaaccatttaaaatgtttgtattaGGAAAACCGTATATCCAATTAGCTTCAAATAAAGGCATGTTGATTAGTGTTCTTTGCCCTACTTGATTAATCTGTTTTAAACATGAatatagagcacttccaaaatgcctcaaataccaccttaatcttccacatacggggtgtagatttcaaatggagtcactcattcaggtaagcccatttgaaattcacactccctatgtggaagattaaggttaactcttccataggggtatttgtatttcaactggaatagccaacttCACAATGcattattaggctattccagaatttaatggcaccccccccaagaagacatgtaagtttggGAATTCCCACACCAAAATTCTatcaaaaaaatgggaattccccgTTTTGAcaatacatgtaaaatgaaaaattaggaattcccagtgtccctaaagaagacaggcaaatttttgccaacatatttgggaattcccaagcctaaaataaaaaaggtgtcttttttttttttttttttacgtattcctaagggttgtgaaaataatgaccatttggGGGGGATTcccccagagcaaaaaatggtgaaaagttTGGGGAATCCCATATCTTCTTTAGGGGGAGGGGGTGCCTTTAAttcctggaatagcccattgggaaCAAGTTggtaattttaaaaatgtaagaaacaaaataagataattagttaattaatgttCTAATTATTGCTGTTGCCCTGATTGATATATTACAGTTGATGGCGGTTGGTCAAGTTGGGGTGTTTGGTCCGACTGTTCTACAACTTGTGGAGCTGGATTACAAGTCCAAGTACGAGTATGTAACAACCCATCCCCACAATACGGTGGACAAGACTGCCCAGGAGATGCTGTCAGATCCGAACCATGTAATGTCAAGGCTTGTCCAAGTAAGTATTAATAACTGAATTATCAGTGGGCAtaaaatttttatgaaaaacaaatGTGGTTTGGTTAATCTGAGTGACAAACAGGCCCGTAACAGGGAGGGGGGGCGGCTGGGCGGACATCCCCCCAAAAAtctttttttgacccaaaaagttcgATTTGAGAGCGTAGGGAGCGaaaaatttggggttttttttatgcctttttggtcaaaaaaggtcccaattttgggaaaaaagtccactttttcaaaatctgccccctagtccaaaaaggtccaaattttgctgaaaaaagtcaactttttcaaaatcagccccccaaataaatcctgtaCGGGCCTGGTGACAAAACAATTGATATCCTGAGAATGGCTTGAGAACAAGATTTAAATATCTGCCACATATCTATACATTTCATAAAACAAGATtccatttcctgaaatcaggaaatttcccaAAAACTTCAACCTGTGTGGTTTACTTCAGCCATACAAACTGGACCATTCCACTTGGAATCCAtccctaatggaagacatgactttttaGGTCTTCCACACAGgtaatgtgaattttaaatggggttacctgaaagggtaaatccatttgaaatcttcacccctttGTGGTgggagcagaggatgatttaagcacttcccaccacaccactgtgttgacttgcggttagcacagctgtgtgagtgaacatgacaccactgctcgcacattgcattgacgggcattgttaaatttgaatttggactgatatatttacaataaaaacgcattcaaaatgctagtcgatttcacattttatgttacctacagaaggtgtgaattatcctttatgcatgcatcacttttgttctgaaatcgaccaagtaataatgacacacgcacaattcttaaacaacatcttttgcacagaattcaatgggctttgaaaagtaaagtggcagttgaaactctactgataacacgtttgcagtgcatgatggggcttccttaaatcatcctctgtggtGGGagattcatgtcttccataggacatgtatggatttcaactggaatagaccattttcTAAAACAGGGATGTTTATATAATAGACTCAATTAAAACCCACTGTTATTAAAATCATTTATTCTTTCACTTTTAGTTCCCGGAGGATGGTCTAATTGGGGTGAGTGGTCACCATCATGTTCAGCAACAAAATGTAACGAAGTTGGTTTACAATTACGACAACGTCTTTGTGAcaacccaccacctcaaaatagTGGGCCATATTGCAGAGGATCTAGTTACAGCAGTCAACCATGTACAAATACAGACGCATGCCCAGGTAGGAGTTACATATATTTCTGGGGTAGGGTGGGGGGATCAAGATCAGTGACATAGCTAGGGGTTAATATAGCGCCTGTGACAAGGATACAGAATGGCACCccaaacttttaaaaatattttttgctgacTGAAATTGTTAACCCCAATTTCCCCCCAGGGCActtgagaatctaaaaagtgaggggggtcaaaatttttttcaacGCACGTATTTGTAGGAATATTAATCCATCTTCAATATCATGACCAAATTTGGTTCATATTATATCAGTAAACACAACACTTTGAATTGTTAACCCAATATTTTTTAAACAAGCGGCAATTTGGCACCCCCTCAAAGGCTGCACCTGGGGCATGTGCCCCCTTGCCACACCACTGATCAAGATATAAACTAACACttgatatttgatttaattttagTTGATGGTGGATGGGGTGAATGGGGCGAATATGGGGAATGTTCAGAAACATGTGGCGATTTATCACAAAGGACACGAATGAGGGAATGCAACAACCCAGCACCCAGGAATGGTGGTCTGGAATGTATGGGAATTGGAGTAGAGGCACAGGGCTGCGATGGTCTACCACCGTGTCCTACACAGAGTCCTGGAAGTGGTTGTAGCGATGATGAAGATGCCGACTGTCAGGTAAAAAATGATTGCTTTTTCTTTCATTCAGAATACAGGCAATATGGGAATGTGAGAATTCACAATAATCAGAGTATCAGCTAGCCACCTAACATTTCGGACAGATAGTTTACTACTAGGATGGGCAAAATCAATGCTTGCACTTAATAAAAtgcgtttagcagtgtcctcatccatctcATTGACGTTTTTCATGAAGATGGTTGCTTTTTCCatatattattgtatataaatTACATCCTTATTGTAACTCattgtatcattattatattgttgtatatgaatggatgaaataaaattgattgattgactgatggaTAAAATTAACTCCTcacaaatgaatagaatctaatcaaatttgacaagtatgaCTTTGACCGAAAAATTGTGTTTACATTATGAATTAGATATTcttatcaaaatgacaagaaactcatcaaaattGATGAGATTGCCttttcgtttaaaaaaaaaagattcttctcaaaaatgaccaaaaaaataaattgaatagtttgtcttgtccGAGGGGGAAATAACAGATCTACTCAAAATGAATtgggtaatcttgtcaaataatgagtttgaaATCTTGTTAATTTGAATAGGTTCTTGTTAAAAACGGAAActataagattgtcggttcaaaatgataatatacataatcaaaattaacaacatatctcatcaaaatgaatagtttaaaacatttatataatGCCCTATTATCTAAAGCTTTGATCCCTTGTTcgccaattcaaaaataatgtgtcTAATaagaatttaccaaaagacgaatacAGATTGGCTGTCTGTTGAATTCATAACAACATGAACCGAAATCCAGTATGTACTTACTGTCATTAAATCCAATCACCCACAAcatgaatttattttatttttttaaattgcaggGTTCAGGATCTGGAACCACACCAATGCCAACCCCTGACCCATGTAGTCTGTTCGAGAACTCCTATTCATATGATTTATGTATACAAGGTGAAATTGACCCACCTGATGTACCTGGCAATGAAGATGACATGGCACCAACACCAACCACCGCAACAGAGCAAGCTACACAACCCGATAATCCATTTGATTATTCATCATTCTCCTCACTTTGAAATGTGTTATAATTTCTTGTATTGTCATTGTTTATCAGTTCATCTTTAAAGCCAGTACAAACCTTTGGATTCTTGCCCTCTTTGTTAGTTGAGGCAGGCCTAGCTCCAATATGTGGCTATGTCACTGACTTTACCTTCTGGTCTGATGCAGCAGCTGTATATTGTGCTATACTGGATGTGGCAACTTTTGAACTATATATCTCAAGTGGCCACAGACCTTCTGTGATGGAACACACATACATGTTGTATGCATGGCTATATCAATCAAAGTGAATGCTGAACTGCTGACAAGTACATAATGTGGATGTTCTCAGCTTTTTAATGTTTTGTCATGCAGTTTGGTTTAAAGGGGTTATCAGAATGTACCCTAATAAGTACCTCTAAATAAGCAGCACTCTAATAAAACCCTTAATAAGTGCCCCTATTGTTAGCTACCAGGTGTCTTAAAGATGAGTGGATTTTGCTTAACATTTGCagagaataaaaataaaagactTGCGTGGATCCGCAAGTTTTGTGTCCTTTAAGTTAACACCCCAGGTTAACACTCaacaatgtaataataataatagttaaaGTGTGACTTCAATGTAAATAATGAGGAATAGTTGTTACAACACAGTACCAACAATAACAGACCAGTATgcttttaaggcagctgtgtactctcagacatgcatgtagtaaaagtgcaataactttgtaattattcgcacaagacatataaaagtatacattttatgaaggcaagacatcaataaatcttaatataaatacagatttggggtaaaaacaacaattatgaagaaaatcacaaaaagagtttttggcaatatttgttaggtacatcataacaaaaaacactctttccaaaatattttattttgtttttagctcaatcttgaggctccattccaaaaacggttttttcttttttgatattggccttattttttgagatattgaccatataaggcatcaaattgaactttttaaaattcacaaacgcctatttgcacaaaatgatgcctaaaatcggaaatagaccaaaatataaaaaaatgagaaaaccgtttcttgagtcgatcgtgctttttacgatgatcatatttgcttacctatagatgctgtatttattgagttatcgtgtacctaaatcgtcattttaccgagaaaatgaacattgaaataatggccgttgaagtttaaagtggtcacattttgcactttcatcgaatctcacaggagaatgcggcagttttcgtttttgtaccttatattacgtgaacatcgggtaaatccacagccccttgagaagtttgagcgaaatccattcataacttgatatttaaatcggggaaagaacttaaaaaacccacattttatcagctaaacggagccatttgaccactaggtttttgtgaaatcagtgcttccgtggtgtttccataagatgcgccgcgcatgcagataagcgctACGATGCGTTGTTGCGCTGCGTGtatcctgctggtacaacaaagattttctttccttttcaatttcaaacacgaaagTGGaacagtgaaataaaatccttaaaatattgcagttggagtttacaaatctggattttcattccttgtatttataaaaaacataacaaagtacaaacatatgaaaaaaactcaattttgcgaaagaaacaatggataaagtacacagccgcgttaagcttGGTTTGAGCATTTGGCTTTAGCCTGGTCCTATCAGCACCTAAGTGTGTGTCCGCAAGGATTAACtggtttaaaacaaacaaaaaaacacccaaaaacccaTGGCTGCAGTCCCCATAGCTCCTGTTTTAAGGAAACAATTAAGCAACCATCAAACCCAAAGGTCATCATACTATGCTTGACACCTATCATGAAGTAACTTCCTTTAAAGTCAAGGACTATTTTCTAAGGGCCAGTTTCTCAAAGTGGCCCTGCAGAAAAGCAAACAGGTTAGCCTTTTCTGGATTCTGCTTTGAAGATATAAAAAGCATGACATTGTGAGCATTTTTAGCTGGTTTTTGTTCAATTATAGTAAAAAATAACAGAGCAAATATAGGTCCTATTATAGTTTGTATGGTCAATTGATCCTCAGTGATGAAGCCCTCTCCGCAAAGTTTCAGAAACTGGTCTTAAATTTCTTACAGTTTTAGTGTGTTTGTCGAGCCACGGTATCACGTTAATAATACTGATTGTGATAGATAGATGTAAAATagatatatgtgtatatatatttcttatataaatattgtttatttattacaCAGTACTTATTGGAGCAGAAATTGTACTGGTACATGTATATTAATGAATGGATATtaaatatgaaaaacaaattgatacatgtgcaatatacatgtatataaagattttaaaaaaatgtaacaaCTCTATCGTTATAGATATGCCAATAAAACAATCCTATTTAGTATTTAAAAACATAAGGAAAAAGACATTTTAATTACGGTAATTGTGACACCTCATGACTGATTATTGTGCAAGTTTGAAGGGGACAAGTGCCAATTTAAAGTTTGCAGTAAAttgcattaataataataataatttaaatttagCACATTGATAATGGCGTGTTTTACATACCATAACGCTTGTttttaataaccattgatcgctgtaaatgcaacttttaaattctaatttttttgataaaaatactGCTGTCGGTTGTTATTATGCGTGTACATACACCATCTTTCtatattaaaatattgtgaataccaTTAACAGTTCTGAAGCTATATTAAAGCATCATATTTGTAACGCCCAAGTTACTTTGTGTGAAGTTTTTATTTATGCCCACCATCTTTTACTTTCTTTATCTTGTAAAGAATAGAATTAAAATAGTGTGACATATCTGGATTATTTGAGGTGGCACAAATTCTGGCAATTTGCCACATTgcaggcagggttgccaaacccacgatttggtagcccaattgggcgacttttaaagattttccccacaacttttgacaatttcctgtcccatagaaaccaatggttaagaaaaaatttgagcgacttttcaacattagctcccgcgacttcctatagtttcctgccccatagaaaccaatggtagaGAGAaagattgggtgacttttcgattatttgacccgcaattcgggctgaaatctttggGCAACCTTGATTGCAGGAAACTACTGGGTAGGTGGACACAGTACCACTATCAATAAAGGTCACTATAATACCACCGTTGCTATTGTCACTATAGGTTACATCTACATATCTAATATCCGGACATAAACTCATGGGTGCTAAAAACtgctaatgaaaataataaaacaaaaatattgagggtCAATGCTTTGCGTCCCcacactgcgtgttaaaaaatgCGACACGTAAAGAGCGTGTTTCGCTCGGCATCGTACAGCAGTTGGCGTGCCAAAGAAGCAtatacacacgcattgcactgaaatatttattctcatacctccagtttccgaggtctaatTTACTTTGTTCTTCTAATGTGGACATACTGTATGCATGTGGATGGAAGACCATTATTAGACAACTGTCAAATGTTCATTTTCTTATCTTTGAGTGACTTTAGAATTGTGGTCACTAATTCCAACTATAATCCCACCCCTAATACCTAACCCAGCTGATCTCTTCAGGTTGTGGCAGTTATTGGCAAGTTTTGCCACAGTTGTCTAACACAGGGTCATAGAGCATAAGCCTTGGGGCCCATTGAGAACTTGTACCCAGAGACTGGAATGGCaaagagctattccagttgatatccacagATCCtgctttaggccaaaaaaaaagttgtttgcttgtcctcgtccgaccAACCATCTCCGGCATTCCCAAACTTTTTCTTTTAATaagtttttttttacaatttttccgaAAATGTCATGAACTTTTAGTCTGAAAAActgaaaatataaaagaaatgttgtaaaataccatttcctgcatgtttccccATCCAGTCGTACCTGGCCAAGGGTTTGATATTTTGTATCATCATTCTCAGCGTCTACACAAGTCAACACTGttgaacttaaaaatgcagtatttgAAGTCTGCCAGACATGTACATGTCAAATAAAGTAGGGTGtaccttgaatttgtctttggtggaattctgtggtcagtgagtgttttacatacaaacaagtacttcacattatacttttggtacttgaaaataaagatatacatgtaggggaaaaaaacaaagaaaaaaacttTTCCCAACAAACTGACCCAACTTCTGTAAAAGATCTCTggacaagcaaacatttttttggcctaatcttcCATTTCCTTTCATTAACTTGACAACTTAAGTCATAATTCACTGCaagtatcaatcaaatttaatgaCAAATACTCAATAACAGAATGTTCCAGCATGGAATTTAACATAATATAAAAcacataaacatttcaaatgccTATAACATAGTGACATTTTATGTAAGCATTTATATAAAGCTAAATGAACATTATA encodes the following:
- the LOC140159259 gene encoding coadhesin-like isoform X1; translated protein: MCLVYSYLLLMTVGFISILNNVKGNPVPADERIFCFQNHEPRGRYGPCDTPQVNSSDADGENVFDTPEDCCALVGQGGGYTPNRSGSRCTSCTSVLGVDENGGNPVDGSIDGGWSDWIGWTDCSVTCGEGMKTKTRTCTNPAPANGGRDCNGESNKEKTCDMGSCVVDGNWGNWGSYGICSATCGRTATQTRTRECDDPAPQNGGTACDGDSEQTRICPGLPNCPIDGGWSSWGVWSDCSTTCGAGLQVQVRVCNNPSPQYGGQDCPGDAVRSEPCNVKACPIPGGWSNWGEWSPSCSATKCNEVGLQLRQRLCDNPPPQNSGPYCRGSSYSSQPCTNTDACPVDGGWGEWGEYGECSETCGDLSQRTRMRECNNPAPRNGGLECMGIGVEAQGCDGLPPCPTQSPGSGCSDDEDADCQGSGSGTTPMPTPDPCSLFENSYSYDLCIQGEIDPPDVPGNEDDMAPTPTTATEQATQPDNPFDYSSFSSL
- the LOC140159259 gene encoding properdin-like isoform X2; amino-acid sequence: MILIYSYLLLITGFISFLNVEGNPVQSVDGNWGNWGSYGICSATCGRTATQTRTRECDDPAPQNGGTACDGDSEQTRICPGLPNCPIDGGWSSWGVWSDCSTTCGAGLQVQVRVCNNPSPQYGGQDCPGDAVRSEPCNVKACPIPGGWSNWGEWSPSCSATKCNEVGLQLRQRLCDNPPPQNSGPYCRGSSYSSQPCTNTDACPVDGGWGEWGEYGECSETCGDLSQRTRMRECNNPAPRNGGLECMGIGVEAQGCDGLPPCPTQSPGSGCSDDEDADCQGSGSGTTPMPTPDPCSLFENSYSYDLCIQGEIDPPDVPGNEDDMAPTPTTATEQATQPDNPFDYSSFSSL